One Roseimicrobium gellanilyticum genomic window carries:
- a CDS encoding DUF7133 domain-containing protein, with amino-acid sequence MTHMLSTVVPLLLVGILGGSLLAEQPSPKMVEQGGFRLPEDFECRLYADDDLAHDISCMTFDSQGRVVVSGPGYIKTLMTDPAAPADAPKAKQAVLFSEVPKSGAQGLCFVGNDLYASGDGAVWKFTDANGDGAADGPPVEFVSGLKTGGEHGVHNIIQGPDGWLYIIGGNDSGISETLNNIPTAPIRKVTGGAILRVSLDGKQREVIAHGFRNPYDLCFNSVGSLFTWDSDGERVQHLPFYTPCRVFDVGRGRHHGWVNAGWQSSWSRPQWWPDVVDRMIEVGRGSPTGMRCYRHRQFPERYRDGIFFACWTFGRIYFIKPERVARGGGGAHADKYEASYKATHEVFLESTGNAGFSPTALAIAPDGSLFVSTGGRKTKGGVYRISYGARAALMKPDDPKDALAQVLAADQPDAAWSRAKWVPQAKELGESAFERWLLAETLGNDQYKDIRAVEILTELFGGVAPKVGEEVSWRFRGDIIQRKDGSRTNRAREFPARMAWASERNTKLEERQANDWFQAFAVEAGSHGHRAAYEAIMMTKGFLGKSFKENGETEGMPNLALQDFKRASHFGDKNSGDMGGLRGAQLRVGDVYLDKKARWDDGYVSMKAETKRNAAETESMHDLWNNGTAEQDYEYARLVAMTGAEPRGFWETLPFKWTRESSVEDDLHYLFVATRRTKPHVDHALPTIACAWLDLSRKMQTRQQYPSRFWSEMVGAAFAEMLKKNPKLVEVMIAQKEFELAEHTLFINAMEGDVRQEAVFMLAQRVKTWSPELVKLAGEVIKERTPKLSEGSQLALQRATDPAVRKAILNSNVMSDPKGAALLELVIKQVADLSLRDAAILSLPEYATPYWSIAVRGMESFQASVVEKSLDMMVGTFMPCPNAGGEEQTMKNVQTWWAENCVIHLRAARRFQGQSSREKLLVRLKDAAAEHLKSTQRVNGRKLETFEEIEAAVREFFPEQAKALPPSSILNLAEEQARWAKLDVSKGDSTKGKVIFEQRQCARCHSGNARLGPDLKGVTTRWSVADLFLHTSDPSRQISPTWEGETFTLKDGRQFIGRAVYDSPSAVLVQTTPDETVRITGEELQSRRKAEVSLMPPGLLMGLTDAELADLHAYLRTLQ; translated from the coding sequence ATGACCCACATGCTCAGTACTGTGGTTCCTCTTTTGCTTGTTGGGATTTTGGGCGGGTCGCTGCTCGCCGAGCAACCTTCACCCAAGATGGTGGAGCAGGGTGGCTTCCGCCTGCCGGAAGACTTCGAGTGCCGTCTGTATGCGGACGACGACCTGGCCCACGACATTTCCTGCATGACGTTTGATTCGCAGGGACGCGTGGTTGTGTCCGGACCCGGGTACATCAAGACTCTGATGACCGATCCTGCGGCTCCTGCAGACGCGCCTAAAGCAAAACAGGCTGTCCTCTTTTCTGAGGTACCCAAATCCGGTGCGCAGGGCCTGTGCTTTGTGGGCAACGATCTCTATGCGAGCGGTGATGGGGCTGTGTGGAAATTCACCGATGCCAATGGTGATGGCGCGGCGGATGGACCACCGGTGGAGTTTGTCAGTGGATTGAAGACCGGCGGTGAGCACGGCGTGCACAACATCATCCAGGGACCGGATGGCTGGCTCTACATCATTGGTGGGAATGACTCAGGCATTTCGGAGACGCTCAACAACATTCCCACCGCGCCGATTCGCAAAGTGACCGGCGGCGCCATCTTGCGTGTATCTCTGGATGGGAAGCAGCGCGAGGTCATCGCGCACGGATTCCGCAATCCGTATGACCTGTGCTTCAACTCGGTGGGCTCACTCTTCACGTGGGACTCGGATGGTGAGCGCGTGCAGCACCTTCCCTTCTACACGCCGTGCCGGGTGTTTGATGTCGGACGTGGACGCCATCATGGCTGGGTGAATGCCGGCTGGCAAAGCTCCTGGAGCCGCCCGCAGTGGTGGCCGGATGTGGTGGACCGCATGATTGAAGTGGGTCGTGGGTCACCCACTGGCATGCGTTGCTACCGGCACCGGCAATTCCCCGAGCGGTATCGGGATGGGATCTTCTTCGCCTGCTGGACCTTTGGGCGGATCTATTTCATCAAGCCCGAGCGCGTGGCACGCGGCGGGGGAGGTGCTCACGCGGACAAGTATGAGGCCTCATACAAGGCCACGCATGAGGTGTTCCTTGAGTCCACGGGCAATGCTGGTTTCTCGCCCACAGCTCTAGCCATCGCGCCGGATGGATCGTTGTTTGTATCTACCGGGGGGCGTAAGACGAAGGGAGGCGTGTATCGTATTTCCTATGGCGCCCGAGCCGCATTGATGAAACCGGACGATCCCAAGGATGCGCTGGCGCAAGTGCTTGCTGCAGACCAACCAGACGCGGCATGGTCGCGTGCGAAGTGGGTGCCGCAGGCGAAGGAGCTTGGCGAGAGTGCGTTTGAGCGGTGGTTGCTTGCGGAGACGCTGGGCAATGACCAGTACAAGGATATTCGTGCCGTGGAGATTCTCACGGAACTGTTTGGTGGTGTGGCGCCAAAGGTGGGTGAGGAGGTGAGTTGGCGCTTTCGAGGAGACATAATCCAGCGTAAGGACGGGTCTCGTACGAATCGTGCGCGGGAATTTCCCGCCCGCATGGCCTGGGCCTCAGAGCGCAACACGAAGCTGGAGGAGCGGCAGGCGAATGACTGGTTTCAGGCTTTCGCTGTGGAAGCGGGATCGCATGGACATCGCGCCGCATATGAAGCCATCATGATGACCAAGGGTTTTCTTGGGAAAAGCTTCAAGGAAAACGGCGAGACCGAAGGCATGCCCAATCTCGCGCTGCAAGACTTCAAACGCGCCTCTCACTTCGGTGACAAAAACTCAGGTGACATGGGTGGCTTGCGTGGTGCCCAGTTGCGGGTGGGGGATGTCTATCTCGACAAGAAGGCGCGATGGGATGATGGCTATGTTTCCATGAAGGCAGAGACCAAGAGGAACGCGGCAGAGACGGAGTCCATGCACGACCTCTGGAACAACGGCACGGCGGAACAGGACTATGAATACGCGCGCCTCGTCGCCATGACTGGCGCGGAGCCGAGGGGATTCTGGGAAACACTTCCCTTCAAATGGACCCGGGAATCTTCAGTGGAAGATGACCTGCATTACCTCTTCGTCGCCACACGTCGCACGAAGCCACATGTAGATCACGCCCTGCCCACCATCGCGTGTGCGTGGCTGGACCTCTCCCGCAAGATGCAGACCCGCCAGCAATATCCCAGCCGCTTCTGGAGCGAGATGGTGGGTGCCGCCTTTGCCGAGATGCTGAAGAAGAATCCCAAGCTCGTGGAGGTGATGATCGCGCAGAAGGAATTCGAACTCGCGGAGCACACCTTGTTCATCAACGCCATGGAGGGTGATGTGCGTCAGGAAGCGGTGTTCATGCTCGCGCAGCGAGTGAAGACATGGTCACCGGAACTGGTGAAGCTGGCGGGGGAGGTGATCAAGGAGAGGACGCCGAAGCTCTCGGAGGGGAGCCAGCTCGCACTACAGCGGGCGACAGATCCGGCAGTTCGCAAAGCCATCTTGAATTCGAATGTGATGTCCGATCCGAAGGGGGCAGCGCTGCTGGAATTGGTGATCAAGCAGGTGGCCGATCTGTCGCTACGGGATGCTGCCATTCTTTCTTTGCCAGAGTATGCTACCCCATATTGGAGCATCGCTGTGCGGGGAATGGAGTCCTTTCAGGCGTCCGTCGTGGAGAAATCTCTGGATATGATGGTGGGAACATTCATGCCGTGTCCGAATGCAGGCGGTGAAGAGCAGACCATGAAAAATGTGCAGACATGGTGGGCGGAAAATTGCGTCATTCACCTGCGCGCCGCGAGGCGGTTTCAGGGGCAATCTTCCCGGGAGAAGCTGCTGGTACGCCTGAAAGATGCCGCGGCGGAACATCTGAAATCAACTCAACGGGTAAATGGTCGCAAGCTTGAGACGTTTGAAGAGATTGAAGCTGCGGTAAGGGAGTTCTTTCCAGAGCAAGCCAAGGCTCTTCCTCCATCGTCCATTCTCAACCTCGCCGAAGAACAAGCCCGCTGGGCCAAACTCGACGTTTCCAAAGGCGACTCCACGAAGGGCAAGGTCATTTTCGAGCAGCGCCAGTGCGCTCGCTGCCATTCCGGAAACGCCAGACTCGGGCCTGACCTCAAAGGTGTGACCACACGATGGAGCGTCGCCGATCTCTTCCTGCACACCTCCGATCCCAGCCGCCAGATTTCTCCCACGTGGGAGGGCGAGACTTTCACCCTCAAGGATGGCCGCCAGTTCATCGGTCGTGCCGTGTATGATTCTCCCAGTGCCGTGCTGGTGCAGACCACGCCGGATGAAACCGTGCGCATCACCGGTGAAGAACTCCAATCACGCCGCAAAGCCGAAGTCTCCCTGATGCCGCCGGGATTGTTAATGGGACTCACCGATGCAGAGCTCGCGGATCTGCATGCGTATTTGAGAACGTTGCAATAG